A single Lathamus discolor isolate bLatDis1 chromosome 16, bLatDis1.hap1, whole genome shotgun sequence DNA region contains:
- the DHRS3 gene encoding short-chain dehydrogenase/reductase 3 isoform X2, with translation MMGTECHYFICDVGNREEVYQQAKAVREKVGDITILVNNAAVVHGKSLMDSDDDALLKSQHINTLGQFWTTKAFLPRMLELQKGHIVCLNSVLALSAIPGAIDYCTSKASSFAFMESLTLGLLDCPGVNATTVLPFHTSTEMFQGMRIRFPNLFPPLKPETVARRTVEAVQMNQAFLLLPWTMHVLVILKSILPQAALEEIHKFSGSYTCMNTFKGRT, from the exons ATGATGGGGACAGAATGTCATTATTTCATCTGTGATGTAGGAAATCGAGAGGAGGTCTATCAGCAGGCCAAAGCTGTGCGGGAGAAG gtGGGTGATATCACTATCCTGGTGAACAATGCTGCTGTGGTCCATGGGAAGAGTCTGATGGATAGTGATGATGATGCACTGCTCAAATCACAACATATAAACACCCTGGGACAGTTCTGG ACCACCAAAGCATTCCTTCCAAGGATGCTGGAGTTGCAGAAGGGACACATTGTTTGCCTGAACTCTGTCCTGGCCTTGTCAGCCATCCCTGGTGCCATTGACTATTGCACCTCCAAAGCCTCATCCTTTGCCTTTATGGAGAGCCTGACCTTAGGGCTGCTTGATTGCCCTGGAGTGAATGCCACAACAGTCCTGCCCTTCCACACCAGCACAGAGATGTTTCAGGGCATGAGAATCAG GTTCCCTaacctttttcctcctctcaagCCAGAGACAGTGGCTAGGAGGACAGTAGAAGCAGTTCAAATGAATCAAGCCTTCCTGCTACTTCCGTGGACAATGCATGTTCTTGTCATCCTGAAGAG CATTCTCCCTCAGGCAGCACTTGAAGAAATCCACAAGTTTTCTGGGAGCTACACCTGCATGAATACTTTCAAAGGACGAACATAG